Proteins from a genomic interval of Streptomyces sp. Tu6071:
- a CDS encoding carbohydrate kinase family protein, which yields MDPSAAPRIDPLAAIRDPAGPVCDVYLTGTVFLDIIFTGLDSAPVRGTESWARGMGSSPGGVANMATALARLGLRTSLAAAFGDDHYGEYCWDALAQGEGIDLTPSRRVAGWHSPVTVSMAYEGERTMVSHGHDAPIPAPAPENVPPARAAVASLAPGRPAPWIAHAAARGTRVFADVGWDESGRWELAALGDLGHCEAFLPNAEEAMRYTRTSCPRAAAHALAEYVPLAVVTLGTEGAYAVDGRTGESAEVPAIRVPALDPTGAGDVFVAGFLTGSLAGWPLADRLAFAGLTAALSVQEFGGSLSAPGWAEVATWWRHVQAYDDQDPAALRRYAFLDALLPGAGTSAPWPRRRAVPTIGFRAGGGGAG from the coding sequence GTGGACCCGTCCGCGGCCCCGCGCATCGACCCGCTCGCCGCGATCCGCGACCCCGCCGGGCCCGTCTGCGACGTCTACCTCACCGGGACCGTCTTCCTCGACATCATTTTCACCGGGCTCGACTCCGCTCCCGTGCGGGGCACCGAGTCGTGGGCGCGCGGCATGGGCTCCAGCCCCGGCGGCGTCGCGAACATGGCGACCGCGCTCGCCCGGCTCGGGCTGCGCACCTCGCTCGCGGCGGCGTTCGGCGACGACCACTACGGGGAGTACTGCTGGGACGCGCTCGCGCAGGGCGAGGGCATCGACCTGACGCCCTCGCGGCGCGTCGCGGGCTGGCACTCGCCCGTGACGGTCTCGATGGCGTACGAGGGCGAGCGGACGATGGTCTCGCACGGGCACGACGCGCCGATTCCCGCGCCCGCCCCCGAGAACGTGCCGCCCGCGCGCGCCGCCGTCGCCTCGCTCGCCCCCGGGCGGCCCGCGCCGTGGATCGCGCACGCCGCCGCGCGCGGCACCCGGGTCTTCGCCGACGTCGGCTGGGACGAGTCGGGGCGCTGGGAGCTCGCGGCGCTCGGCGACCTCGGCCACTGCGAGGCGTTCCTGCCGAACGCCGAGGAGGCGATGCGCTACACGCGCACCTCGTGCCCGCGCGCCGCCGCGCACGCGCTCGCCGAGTACGTCCCCCTCGCCGTCGTCACGCTCGGTACGGAGGGCGCGTACGCCGTCGACGGGCGCACCGGCGAGAGCGCCGAGGTCCCCGCGATCCGCGTCCCGGCGCTCGACCCGACGGGGGCCGGGGACGTCTTCGTCGCCGGTTTCCTCACCGGCAGCCTCGCGGGCTGGCCGCTCGCCGACCGCCTCGCCTTCGCGGGCCTGACCGCCGCGCTCTCCGTGCAGGAGTTCGGCGGTTCGCTCTCGGCCCCCGGCTGGGCGGAGGTCGCCACGTGGTGGCGCCACGTCCAGGCGTACGACGACCAGGACCCGGCGGCGCTGCGCCGCTACGCCTTCCTGGACGCCCTCCTGCCGGGCGCGGGCACGAGCGCGCCGTGGCCCCGGCGCCGCGCGGTGCCGACGATCGGGTTCCGGGCGGGAGGCGGGGGAGCGGGCTGA
- a CDS encoding PhoH family protein, whose protein sequence is MTQTPTAHSPERSTARITVPAKHPMVTVLGSGDSLLRVIESAFPGTDIHVRGNEISAQGPAADIALLQRLFDEMLLVLRTGQPMTEDAVERSIAMLRASGAGEPGGEEHPAEVLTQNILSSRGRTIRPKTLNQKRYVDAIDKHTIVFGIGPAGTGKTYLAMAKAVQALQSKQVSRIILTRPAVEAGERLGFLPGTLYEKIDPYLRPLYDALHDMLDPDSIPRLMAAGTIEVAPLAYMRGRTLNDAFIILDEAQNTNPEQMKMFLTRLGFESKIVITGDVTQVDLPGGTKSGLRQVQEILEGVDDVSFSRLSSQDVVRHKLVGRIVDAYEKYDHAHEREQDQGRRHGGRARGGHDGNGK, encoded by the coding sequence ATGACTCAGACACCCACAGCCCACAGCCCCGAGCGTTCCACCGCTCGCATCACCGTCCCGGCGAAGCACCCCATGGTGACGGTCCTCGGCTCGGGCGATTCGCTGCTCCGCGTCATCGAAAGCGCCTTCCCCGGCACGGACATCCACGTCCGGGGCAACGAGATCAGCGCTCAGGGACCCGCCGCCGACATCGCCCTCCTCCAGCGCCTCTTCGACGAGATGCTGCTCGTGCTGCGCACCGGGCAGCCGATGACCGAGGACGCCGTCGAGCGCTCCATCGCGATGCTCCGCGCGAGCGGCGCGGGCGAGCCCGGTGGCGAGGAGCACCCCGCCGAGGTCCTGACCCAGAACATCCTCTCCTCGCGCGGGCGCACCATCCGCCCCAAGACGCTCAACCAGAAGCGCTACGTCGACGCCATCGACAAGCACACGATCGTCTTCGGCATCGGCCCCGCCGGTACCGGCAAGACGTACCTGGCGATGGCCAAGGCCGTGCAGGCCCTCCAGTCGAAGCAGGTCAGCCGCATCATCCTGACCCGCCCGGCCGTGGAGGCCGGCGAACGCCTCGGCTTCCTGCCCGGCACGCTCTACGAGAAGATCGACCCCTACCTGCGTCCGCTGTACGACGCCCTGCACGACATGCTCGACCCCGACTCCATCCCGCGCCTCATGGCAGCCGGGACGATCGAGGTCGCGCCGCTGGCGTACATGCGCGGCCGTACGCTCAACGACGCCTTCATCATTCTCGACGAGGCGCAGAACACGAACCCCGAGCAGATGAAGATGTTCCTCACCCGCCTCGGCTTCGAATCCAAGATCGTCATCACCGGCGACGTCACGCAGGTCGACCTGCCCGGCGGCACGAAGAGCGGGCTGCGGCAGGTGCAGGAGATCCTGGAGGGCGTGGACGACGTGTCGTTCTCGCGGCTCAGCTCGCAGGACGTCGTCCGGCACAAACTCGTGGGCCGGATCGTTGACGCGTACGAGAAGTACGACCATGCCCACGAGCGCGAGCAGGACCAGGGCCGCCGTCACGGCGGTCGCGCGCGGGGCGGCCATGACGGAAACGGGAAGTAG
- the ybeY gene encoding rRNA maturation RNase YbeY, translated as MSIDVNNESGTEADEEAILDIARYALGRMRIHPLSELSVILVDGPAMEQLHVQWMDLPGPTDVMSFPMDELRPPAKDDEEPPQGLLGDIVLCPEVAERQGREAPTEHSTDEELQLLTVHGVLHLLGYDHEEPDEKAEMFGLQQAIVDGWRGERGLTGPSPAPTVS; from the coding sequence ATGTCGATCGACGTCAACAACGAGTCCGGCACCGAGGCCGACGAGGAAGCCATCCTCGACATCGCCCGCTACGCCCTCGGCCGTATGCGCATCCACCCGCTCTCCGAGCTGTCCGTGATCCTCGTGGACGGCCCCGCGATGGAACAGCTCCACGTGCAGTGGATGGACCTCCCGGGGCCCACCGATGTCATGTCCTTCCCGATGGACGAGTTGCGTCCCCCGGCGAAGGACGACGAGGAGCCCCCGCAGGGACTGCTCGGCGACATCGTGCTGTGTCCCGAGGTCGCCGAGCGCCAAGGCCGCGAGGCCCCCACGGAGCACTCCACGGACGAGGAGCTGCAGCTCCTCACCGTCCACGGAGTGCTCCACCTGCTCGGCTACGACCACGAGGAGCCCGACGAGAAGGCCGAGATGTTCGGCCTCCAGCAGGCCATCGTGGACGGCTGGCGCGGCGAGCGCGGGCTCACCGGGCCCTCGCCGGCCCCGACGGTGTCATGA
- a CDS encoding hemolysin family protein yields the protein MSYQLISGAVALVVVAWLAACAEAGLARVSSFRAEEAVRSGRRGSARLAQVAADPTRYLNVALLVRVACEMAAAALVTYACLKAFEETWSALLVAIAVMVLVSYVAVGVSPRTIGRQHPLNTATAASYVLVPLAKVMGPVPPLLILIGNALTPGKGFRRGPFASEAELRALVDLAEKESLIEDEERRMVHSVFELGDTLVREVMVPRTDLVSIERFKTIRQALTLALRSGFSRIPVTGESEDDIVGIVYLKDLARKTHISRDAESELVSTAMRPATFVPDTKNAGDLLREMQQERSHVAVVIDEYGGTAGIVTIEDILEEIVGEITDEYDRELPPVEDLGGGRHRVTARLGTDDLGELYGIEEYDDEDVETVGGLLAKALGRVPIAESSAVVALPDGRELRLTAESSAGRRNKIVTVLVEPVGEDAGSRADEALSKENAG from the coding sequence GTGAGCTACCAGCTGATCAGCGGCGCCGTCGCGCTCGTCGTCGTGGCCTGGCTCGCCGCCTGCGCCGAGGCCGGGCTCGCGCGCGTGTCCAGCTTCCGCGCCGAGGAGGCCGTACGGTCCGGGCGGCGCGGCAGCGCGCGCCTCGCCCAGGTCGCCGCCGACCCCACCCGCTACCTCAACGTGGCCCTGCTCGTCCGGGTCGCCTGCGAGATGGCGGCGGCGGCCCTCGTCACCTACGCCTGCCTGAAGGCGTTCGAGGAGACGTGGTCCGCGCTGCTCGTCGCCATCGCCGTGATGGTCCTCGTCAGCTACGTCGCGGTCGGCGTCTCGCCGCGTACGATCGGCCGTCAGCACCCGCTCAACACGGCGACCGCCGCGAGCTACGTCCTCGTACCGCTCGCCAAGGTCATGGGCCCCGTGCCCCCGCTGCTCATCCTCATCGGTAACGCGCTCACGCCCGGCAAGGGCTTCCGGCGCGGGCCCTTCGCCTCCGAGGCCGAACTGCGGGCGCTCGTGGACCTCGCCGAGAAGGAATCGCTCATCGAGGACGAGGAGCGCCGCATGGTGCACTCGGTCTTCGAACTGGGCGACACCCTCGTGCGCGAGGTCATGGTGCCCCGCACCGACCTCGTGTCCATCGAGCGGTTCAAGACGATCCGGCAGGCGCTCACGCTCGCGCTGCGCTCCGGCTTCTCGCGCATCCCCGTCACGGGCGAGAGCGAGGACGACATCGTCGGGATCGTCTACCTCAAGGACCTCGCCCGCAAGACGCACATCAGCCGCGACGCCGAGTCCGAGCTGGTCTCGACGGCGATGCGCCCGGCGACCTTCGTGCCCGACACGAAGAACGCGGGCGACCTGCTCCGCGAGATGCAGCAGGAGCGCAGCCACGTCGCCGTCGTCATCGACGAGTACGGCGGCACGGCGGGGATCGTCACGATCGAGGACATCCTGGAGGAGATCGTCGGCGAGATCACCGACGAGTACGACCGCGAACTGCCGCCCGTGGAGGACCTCGGCGGGGGCCGCCACCGCGTCACCGCCCGGCTCGGCACGGACGACCTCGGCGAGCTGTACGGCATCGAGGAGTACGACGACGAGGACGTCGAGACCGTCGGCGGGCTCCTCGCCAAGGCGCTCGGCCGCGTCCCCATCGCGGAGTCCTCGGCCGTCGTCGCGCTCCCCGACGGGCGGGAGCTGCGCCTGACGGCGGAGTCCTCGGCGGGCCGCCGCAACAAGATCGTCACGGTGCTCGTCGAGCCCGTCGGCGAGGACGCCGGGTCCCGTGCGGACGAGGCGCTGAGCAAGGAGAACGCGGGATGA